Proteins encoded within one genomic window of Hemitrygon akajei chromosome 13, sHemAka1.3, whole genome shotgun sequence:
- the LOC140738032 gene encoding heterogeneous nuclear ribonucleoprotein D0-like isoform X2 yields MSEAVQFSEAEATEQGLGAVAAAAESAAVGLSDAAPEAKGGDSSAAVIETEGAKIDASKTEEDEGKMFVGGLSWDTTKKDLKDYFSKFGEVVDCTLKLDPITGRSRGFGFVLFKEADSVDKVMEQKEHKLNGKVIDPKKAKAMKKEPVKKIFVGGLSPDTAEEKIREYFGAFGEVESIELPMDNKTNKRRGFCFITFKEEDPVKKILEKKFHNVGLSKCEIKVAMSKEVYQQQQQWGVGRGTFAGRGRGRGGGTGAGAPSQNWNQGYNNYWNQGYGSYNYGYNSQGYGGYGGYDYPAYNNYYGYGDYGSEATVFYSR; encoded by the exons ATGTCGGAGGCGGTGCAGTTCTCCGAGGCCGAGGCTACGGAACAAGGCTTGGGAGCGGTGGCGGCGGCCGCCGAGTCGGCGGCGGTGGGCCTGAGCGATGCGGCGCCGGAGGCCAAGGGCGGCGACAGCTCGGCCGCGGTCATCGAGACGGAAGGGGCCAAGATCGACGCGAGCAAGACGGAGGAGGACGAAGG AAAAATGTTTGTGGGTGGCCTCAGCTGGGATACCACAAAGAAAGATCTGAAGGACTATTTCTCTAAATTTGGAGAGGTGGTAGATTGCACATTAAAGTTGGATCCCATTACAGGGCGTTCAAGAGGATTTGGATTCGTCCTGTTTAAAGAGGCTGACAGTGTGGataag GTTATGGAACAGAAGGAACATAAATTGAATGGCAAAGTGATTGATCCAAAAAAAGCCAAGGCAATGAAAAAAGAACCTGTAAAGAAAATTTTTGTAGGCGGTCTTTCACCAGATACAGCTGAAGAGAAGATCAGAGAATACTTTGGAGCTTTTGGGGAG GTGGAATCAATAGAGCTTCCTATGGACAACAAAACAAATAAGAGGCGTGGCTTCTGTTTCATAACTTTCAAGGAAGAGGACCCGGTGAAAAAGATTCTTGAAAAGAAGTTCCATAATGTTGGACTTAGCAAG TGTGAGATCAAGGTGGCAATGTCAAAGGAAGTCTATCAACAGCAACAGCAGTGGGGAGTTGGTCGAGGCACTTTTGCAGGTCGAGGccgtgggagaggtggagggacaggtgctGGAG CCCCAAGCCAGAACTGGAACCAAGGATATAATAACTACTGGAATCAAGGCTATGGCAGCTATAACTATGGCTACAATAGCCAAGGATATGGAGGTTATGGTGGCTATGATTATCCTGCTTATAATAACTACTATGGATATGGTGACTATGGCA GTGAAGCAACAGTATTTTACTCCAGATAG
- the LOC140738032 gene encoding heterogeneous nuclear ribonucleoprotein D0-like isoform X1, whose translation MSEAVQFSEAEATEQGLGAVAAAAESAAVGLSDAAPEAKGGDSSAAVIETEGAKIDASKTEEDEGKMFVGGLSWDTTKKDLKDYFSKFGEVVDCTLKLDPITGRSRGFGFVLFKEADSVDKVMEQKEHKLNGKVIDPKKAKAMKKEPVKKIFVGGLSPDTAEEKIREYFGAFGEVESIELPMDNKTNKRRGFCFITFKEEDPVKKILEKKFHNVGLSKCEIKVAMSKEVYQQQQQWGVGRGTFAGRGRGRGGGTGAGAPSQNWNQGYNNYWNQGYGSYNYGYNSQGYGGYGGYDYPAYNNYYGYGDYGNQQSGYGKAPRRGGHQNSYKPY comes from the exons ATGTCGGAGGCGGTGCAGTTCTCCGAGGCCGAGGCTACGGAACAAGGCTTGGGAGCGGTGGCGGCGGCCGCCGAGTCGGCGGCGGTGGGCCTGAGCGATGCGGCGCCGGAGGCCAAGGGCGGCGACAGCTCGGCCGCGGTCATCGAGACGGAAGGGGCCAAGATCGACGCGAGCAAGACGGAGGAGGACGAAGG AAAAATGTTTGTGGGTGGCCTCAGCTGGGATACCACAAAGAAAGATCTGAAGGACTATTTCTCTAAATTTGGAGAGGTGGTAGATTGCACATTAAAGTTGGATCCCATTACAGGGCGTTCAAGAGGATTTGGATTCGTCCTGTTTAAAGAGGCTGACAGTGTGGataag GTTATGGAACAGAAGGAACATAAATTGAATGGCAAAGTGATTGATCCAAAAAAAGCCAAGGCAATGAAAAAAGAACCTGTAAAGAAAATTTTTGTAGGCGGTCTTTCACCAGATACAGCTGAAGAGAAGATCAGAGAATACTTTGGAGCTTTTGGGGAG GTGGAATCAATAGAGCTTCCTATGGACAACAAAACAAATAAGAGGCGTGGCTTCTGTTTCATAACTTTCAAGGAAGAGGACCCGGTGAAAAAGATTCTTGAAAAGAAGTTCCATAATGTTGGACTTAGCAAG TGTGAGATCAAGGTGGCAATGTCAAAGGAAGTCTATCAACAGCAACAGCAGTGGGGAGTTGGTCGAGGCACTTTTGCAGGTCGAGGccgtgggagaggtggagggacaggtgctGGAG CCCCAAGCCAGAACTGGAACCAAGGATATAATAACTACTGGAATCAAGGCTATGGCAGCTATAACTATGGCTACAATAGCCAAGGATATGGAGGTTATGGTGGCTATGATTATCCTGCTTATAATAACTACTATGGATATGGTGACTATGGCA ATCAACAGAGTGGTTATGGGAAAGCGCCACGACGTGGAGGCCATCAGAATAGCTACAAACCATACTAA